DNA sequence from the Erythrolamprus reginae isolate rEryReg1 unplaced genomic scaffold, rEryReg1.hap1 H_57, whole genome shotgun sequence genome:
CTACAAATTACTATTGTGGGACATGTAGCTGGCATTATATTCCAATTGctgttagaaaaaaaaaattacattgccACATGCGGATCTTGGCTGTGCGCCTCTCTTCTCCTGCTCTAGTTCTTCAGCAAGGCCGCAGGTGCTGAGGAGGAAAGAGGTGCGGTAGGTTTAATAGGCTTAAAGAGACACtgaagatttctttctttctttatttatttaatttgacttctatgctgcccaatcctgaaggactcagggcaacttacaacaatataaaaagatacaaatacaataaaaaagaactaaaactataaacccctattaaaaaactCATAACTCAACCATCCAAGCAACACACATGCATATCATTCACTACAAttcggccatgacagatgtcaatTTTATGGCTTCCAGTTCTTTGCagtcttttggaaggccagtagaggaATAtagacgggggtgggtgggggtgggtgggtggtttcatagagctggggtgacaacagagaaggcccacccTCATGGCCCCGCCAGTTTGCATTTCTTAATTAACGAGAACCCTGTTCgatcttattggttgctgggaggcATTTGGCAAATCCTCTCTGACAGAGGAAATAACTGCATGTCtgtctgtccttccttcttttttgctcACTTGTTCTCAAAAGGGAAAAAGTCTAGAATtgacaaatttatgttgctaatgtacccatgtttccctgaaaataagatcctgtcttacatatttttgccaccaaaaaaggcaccaggtcttattttggggggatgttATCCACTGACTCACCTCATTTGTGCGCATTGCCCCTGGCCTCCCTTTCGACCTTCAGGAATTTCTTTTGCGAatggcaaggctttcctgaaggtctctgcagctgataacgaCTGCTGAGGTCTTCAGGAAAGTCTTGCTGGCCTCAGAAGAAATAGGCCGGCAAGGCAGCAGTTGGGGTATGCAAAGCTTAGCTGCAACTGTacgaaggtaagtagtagggcagctctgcCCCACATCCCCACCCTAGTTTAATTTTTACCTGTGCAGCCTGGAGTGGGTAGTgtcttaattagggcttattttgggtttAGGGCTTATACTGGGCGCTTGTGTAAAAATCAAGCTAAGACTTATTTTCAAAGTAGTTTTATTTCCAGGGAAACACAGATTGTAATATTAAATCTCTCCTGTCTCTTTGTAACATTCAATTGTGTGAAACAGAGTGTTGCAGGGCAACCATTTTTGAATCAAGGTAGTTAactcagtgatagcgaacctatcgtacgagtgccacaggtggcatgcagagccatacctgctgacatgcaagccattgccctagctcagttctaaCGTGCATGTATATGTCGGCCATCTGAAttttggttcgcacagaggctttgggagggcatttttggcttccagagatcctcgggggcgggggggggggagggcctttttacccaactggctctagggaagcctttggagcctggggagggtgaaacactactagaccaccagaagttgggaaacaggccattactGGCCTCCAAagggagggggaagctgttttcatcctcccaaggcattgaacaTTGGGTGTGGTCACTcaagcatgtgcgatagcgcgtgcccatgctctttcggcagccGAGGGAAAAAAAGCTTGCCATCTCTGAGCTAACTTAAAGCATGTATCCAAAATCAAAGACTCATTACTTCTATGGGATCCCAATCTCCAGACCTTCAGACCAATTGTACAGGTAACTctcaacatatgaccacaattaagcctaaAATAtgtattgctaagtgagacatgcgttaagcgagttttgccccattttatgcctttgctgcaattgttaagtgaaccattgcagttgttagtaacacagttgttaagtgaatctgtcttttgTTTGTCAGATGGCTGCAAAAGGGGAtggtcacatgatcctgggacattgcaaccatcacgAGACAATTGCCAAGAGGCTGGATTTTGATCAGATGACCGTGATGTTGTAATggccataaatgtgaaaaaaggtcacaagtcacttttttcagtgctgttgtaactttgaaatgtcactaaatgaactgttgtaagtcgaagagTACAGATAGTGTCAAAATTGTGGCTGTGGCAACGCCCCTGAGGCTACATGAATGTGATTTCTCACATTCCAGCAAGGTTCCCAGATGCAAAGCTGATGGGGAAACTGGCAGGAAGTCAGAACTCATTGCTTTGTTCACTTGTAGTCATTCTGTTATTACTTTAAGTAAGCATCTTGGAAAGGATAGTCCAACGGATTACGGATCAACTAGTATTTAAATAACTCCAACTCCTCATTTAACCCCAAATAAATGTGTTCACCCCATCGtaagaataataattttaaatcagggtttctcaaacttggcaagtggGCTTCAACTCCAATTTCTGTCTGGGAAATCCTGGGACTTGAAGTCAAACATCTTAAAATTGCAAAATTGAGAACACAACATACTGATTTAGAAGGTTGACAGGATTGCAATATATAATCTCTATTTCCTAGATGTCATTTTCTCTGCATCATTTTTGTTATCGTGCTTCCAGGTATGCATGTACAAGTACGTCCTTGATTTGTTTTGACACTTACCAATTCTTACAGGCTTTCCTCTTTCCAGATTCCTTACAAGAAGGGGCTCTGAGAGATGCTGGATCTGGCTTTTTCAAGTCCTCAGGTTCCAGAAGCTCATCTGAATCCAGGAGATCCTGAAGATAATAAGGACCAGAAAAAACAAATCCCAAACAACCCTTGATCCACAGGAAGCAAAGATCCCTGCAGTTACATTTGGGGAAGTTTGTTACTAAATGTATAGAGTTGCTGAACAGCTTTGaagatttttcaaagaaaaacaacagtaataatattaTCAAAAAAGGGATGCTGTATAAAAATCCAGATTTGGGGGGAGAAAATACTAACatataaaatagttttaaaattccTCTTGGGTAGAGCTGCCCAACCCCACTTTGCCTCTTTTTCCTGGCTTAGAAGGTGGCTCAGGAAAAAtgtgaaatacagaaaacataaCGTTACGCATCACTTTTGGTGAGGTGGCCTGTCAGCCTTTGGAGGGGCCCATCTGCACCTACCACATCTTCATCATCCATGTCGTTGGCAGAAAGAGTCCAGAGTTTTGCCGCCGTGAGATCCACTTGTGGTTTTTCTGAAACAACCAAATGACCCCAGAGAACACAACTGTAAAGATGATGTGATAAGCCTCAAAACCTCTTCTTGGTCCTATGATATAAAACAATCCCGGGGACTTTTAAGACCCCTGAGCTAAGTGTATTCTTTAATAATCAATTTAaacaaaaaattataataatggaAAAATTCAATCAGTATTATTCTTTATCCCTGAAAAGTTTCAAATGAGGTTTATAACTGAAATAGCCAAATCAACAGCCAAAGGAGCAGGCATTTCAGAACTAGTTTGGTGTGGTGAAAGTGCTGGACTGGGagactgggagttgtagtcttccCTTAGGCATTAAACCGGCTGGATGGCTTTAGGCTAGTCCATTCTCTTAACCCAGCCCACCTGACAACacagttgttgtgaggaaaacaaGAGGTACGAAGATTATATTCACTGCCttgaattggacaaaataatggTGGGGTATACATTAAATCATAATTTACCCATTCTTAGGATGGTTTCTACTGATGTGCTTAACTGAACctagctgtgatggcaaacttatggcacatgtgccacaagtggcaagcAGCTCCCTCTCGGTGGGCACACGAACCATCGCCTCAATCAGCCTCCCACCAGCCAACTGATTGTAAGGCCTCTGAGagggtgtgtgcatgcgtgggggaaaGGGGCCCGCACACGCGTATGTGTGTACATGGGGCCCACACGCGCATTGCATTTTGGAGGTTTGGGCGTGGGCATGCGCATTTGCATGCTTTGGGCCCTTGGTCCAGAAAAGGTtacccatcactgatctaggggtGAGGCCTGAGAAGACGAAAGCCTCTGTTTATAGCTTTCTTACCAGTCACTGGTTTCTTGACAGTAGAAAGTTTGAGCTGAGTTGAAGATCCAATCTCAAAATTGggttttttgccttctaattgaaCTACGAGAATTTCTTCGCACTGCAGATCCAGATGCTTCTGGGCATCCTGAATTTGTTCTGAGGTTAAAGCGTCCTTCTGCAGCTAGAAAGCAAAGAAAAAACCCCACTTGCTTTACCAATTAATCCATCCAGGCAGGGAAGACCGGAACAAAGTGCTTATTATTACCAATGAAGGCTGATTACAAACAAAATAACATTTTCCCCTATTAAAGGAAGATTTTTCCTCAAGCATTTTTGTTTATTCGCTAGGTAAATCCAATCTTTTATTTCTCAAATGTATTTTGAATTTCCTTTGACATCTGAACTAAGATTATAAGGTTGtattgcatattttatatatatttctagCAAATAGCTTTATAAGTTTTCTAAAAcaatttcttacctcttttaccTCAACCAAACCAGAGAGTGTTGCAATTGTTTGTAGTTTGCTTACTGTCTTAAGTTTGTCATCATTACCTGAGAAATACAATAGATAGCAAATATCCATAAATAAAAGTTATGAGGAAACCAAAAGAAATCTGAGAAGTTTTCCAAATCACTCCAGATAAAATAGATTGAGTTAATAAAGGAATGCAATAGGATCAGGCTTCTCTTATGTACTTTCACAACTTTCAGAGAGCTACCAAAGTTCATGTTCGTGTCAAGAGCACCAGGGGGCTTTCAGGATGAACGGATCAGTCCTTTACCTAGTTGGAAGCTCCTTCCTTGTCCCCATTAGTGGTAACACATGTCCACCATTTTACtgaactcagaaggatggaaggcagaatcAGCCTTGAACCATTGAGAATTAAATTGTTGGCAGAgggcagaattaacctgcaatactgcattttaacaggGAGGGAGGACCCTTAGGCTTAAATAATGCCTCACAGTGCTTTAGACTTAgagccctctaagcggtttacagagtcagcatatgttgcccccaacaatctgggttatcTCAGATATGGCTTTAATTAATAGTATTTCATTTCCTTCACCATGGTTCACTGGAAAAAGACTTACAGTTGTGTCaggaaattagagggaacatgaAGGAGCTTCAGGGATTCTTTCCAGCCCTCACAAATTTCACATCAACTGCATTACATCAACTAAACATTCAGGTTTTAATATTAAAGTGCTAAATAGCTTGAAGTAAGTTCACCTCTAGTCCCCTCAGCTTATCTGGTGTCAAATTGtcatttgtttgttatttatcctTACCTTACCTGCTATTTTCTGGTAGAGACAAAAGAGAAAGCACTTTCAATTGTACAACAGAACTATAGAGTCCACACGGACCCATTTTCAGATGTGGGTTAATATGCTGCTATAATATTGTATCTAAAATctgctgtctttcttttttcattgtttAAATGAGACTGCTTTGCTCTGTATTGTATTTGAatccaaatctatctatctatctatctatctatctatctatctatctatctatctatctatctatctatctatctatcattaattggatttatatgccgcccctctcccaggacaAATGTTCAGGAaccactttattaaaacagaaaaaaggaataaaaatagcCACAGTACTGCAATCCAGATATGGTAATCAGGAGATGGAATTTAGGAGAGGGGAAATCAGTAGGGTGCAGCTTTGGGGCCAGATAGTAACAAGAGAAACCAGGAGTAAATGCAAAGGATGGGATTGTTAagggcaagaggctgaccctGTAAACAGCTCAGACAGGGCTGCAAAgtgctgtgaagtggtatataaatctaagtgctataggCATTATGATGGGCCAGTTCTAACTCCGGCTGGCTGATGtcctattttgttttattttattttatttttcaagacaaaacaaaaacacagacaAAACACAGAACAAAAAAAAGGAGCCAGAACCACTCCATTCTTCTAAGAAGTCTCGAAGAATCTTACAAGTCAtgttaagaaagagaaaaaggtaaATACTgtagagaaaaaaatatgaacTATGTGTGTTACTACTATTTACAGAATTTACATCATTTCATACCATCTGATATAAAATATACTGTTACAtaagtattcttttgttcaaCTAATCTGGGCGCTGCcgtctggctgtcaccttttgaaacagccgggcacttctcggcgttctcccaaacaccaaacccaaaaagtttggcaaaagttcgggtggcCTCTGAGAAGTGCCGCCGACCGGCTGCCACCTTCCAAGACAACCGgggcacttctcggcgttctcccgggttcggcgttcgcagcggtgggttcgtaaggcgaaaaaagttcgtaagaagaggcaaaaaaattccaaaccccgggttcgtatctcgaaaagttcataagacgaggggttcgtatcatgaggtactactgtactttaaaaGACATATAATCATAAATTCCCTATTTCAAATATGGACAGAGATTAAGAAAGACCACGTCTTAACTGTGCCCGAATGGATCTCTCCAATCGAGGCAATAAGACACCCAAATTTATTACAAAGTACCGCACTTCTAAGATTTAAAGATCTTTTAGATCCTCACATGGGCCTAAAAACCAGACAAGAATTAAATAATGAGGGTAGGGAGATAGACTGGTGGACATATGCCCAGATCCAAACAAGATTCATAACAGATAAAAAGATTTATCTTTTTCAGAGAGGGAAATGCACCTTTGATAAAATAATcatgaaaaatcaagaaaaaaatgattggaaaaatctataaatatatattaagatCTAAAACAGAAAGCATTATGTTAAAAGCTAATATGATCAGTTGTTGCAGGAACTTTGGGCATTCAATAGATATGGACAAATGGGAAAATCTTTGGACATACAATTGGCAAATAACAAAGCCTGTtatatttaaagaaaatcaaatgaaGATGTTCCACAGATGGCATCTGCCACCCAACAGACTTTCTAAAATGTATCCGAATTCccaaccaaattgttggaaatgtaaaaaagagataGGCACTATTATCACCAGTGGTGGACCTGCTCCAAAGCTAAATATTATTGGAACCTAACTGAgaaatggctaaaagaaataattcAAGATGAAGTAGGAAAGACCCCAGAATTTCCCCCCCTAGGTATACCCacctcaaaaatataaaaaagaaactcaaTACCTATTAATACATATCTTAACGGCAGCCAGGTTAGCCTGTGCACAAAGATGGAAGGCTGCTGaaattccaaaagaagaagaaataataagatTATTGATTGCGCCGAAATGAATATGATGACAAGGCGGCTAAAAGGACAAGAAGAATCGCAATATGATGTCCTATTTTAAAAGCTGTTTCTCCCTGCCCATAATGGGGAGTTACGACTGGGTAAAATTAAACATTAGCCTCTCTTCAAACAGGTGCAACCTGGGCTACACATGGTCTCAGCCAGTGACAGCATCAGATTAATTCTGTCTGGCCAGGAAACTAAGCAGAGTCACACCAGGCTGTTCCTTAGAAGGGTGGCTTTCCAGTAAATCTCAAGGTTACTGATGCTGAActggaaagccaaaaacacctcttGGGAGAGACAGTTGCAGTCCATTTGTAGGCTACTGTTAAGAAAACTCCATGGATGTGCAATATATATGTAACCATTAAAAGTTAGACCAAATGCAAAAAGAAATGACATTTTGGAGTATGTATCTTCCCTCCGAAAGAATTTCCCCCACACCATGTTTTACGATCACAAACTTTACAGCCCCAAAGTTTTGTTGttcaagtgagacatttgttaagtgaaatttgttccattttactaCTGTTCCAGccacaactgttaagtgaatctctgcagttgttaaattagtgacacAGCTGTTAAGTTGTAAActgacttcctcattgactttaacAATAGCGCTTAAGACGTATATACTTCACCATGCATTACGGCCCTCTCTAAGTTACAGAGTTGGCCTAttgccctaacaatctgggtccttattttgctgacctcagaaggacggatgtctgagtcaaccttgagctattcAGCCTTGAGCTATTCAGCAtcaagtcagcagaattagcctgcagtgctgcctcCTAACCACTAAGCCACCACTTTACTTGTCGGAAGATCACAAAAAGTGATTGCATGGCtcctggacactgcaactgttctaaataagagtcagttgccaaatggctgaattttgatcacgtgactatggaGAGGCTGCAGTAGTTGTAAGTGTGAACAACAGTCACAAGCCCCTTTTTTGGTGCTGTTGTActgaaacggtcactaaatgaactgtggtaagTCCAAGACTATCTGGACAAGTGTATTTAAATCAATCAAGTCTGTACTGGTCTTTTATTCTCCATGAGTGGAAAAGTGAGGATGGCTTAGGTGACAGAGCTTCAATTAATGGCTGGAGATAAGCAAAAGATTAAAGACTTACTTGTTTCAGTGGTCACCGCTTCTTTCAAAAGGACACGACCTCCAGGCTTGACAATCCGAGCTATTTCAGCAAGAAGCTCTGCGCTGTGCTGCGTTAGGCTGCCAGGAACCAGCCCTGAAAGGACCACATCAAAGCTGGACTCTTTGTGGGACGCTGAGAACATAAAATGAGAAGCACATACATATACCAATGATTCTTATCCATTTAAATATATGCCCACACTCAACATGCtagctatggaattctgggaatgaaaGTTTACACAGCTTAAGGTTGTCAAGTTCAAAAAACGCTGCTTTAGTCACTGATGACTTCCATGCAATGAATAACTATTTGTGGAGTTAGAATGACTGGGTAAAACTGCTTCCAAGTGACCATGCTGGGTAACATTTGTGGAGATGATTTCCAACTTGACGAAATAGACGAAATATCCAGATTCCCTTTGTGTCCTCTCCCAACCAAGGATCCTGAGTTCCACAAAGAAGGTTGCCTTATTTGGTGCCAAATATTGTTGTGAAAGTTGTGAGGTATATTTTGCTTTCTGAGAATGTGCTCTGCCTACCTTGATTCTGGACTTTCTCGATGAGACAATTGAGCCTCCATCATCAGGTGAACCTTTAACCCATCAATTGGATGCAAAGTTTGATTCCTTTACTAAGCTTATTTTTACATGGTTACAAACCATATTCAGTTCCTTGATCCTTATATAAATCATGTTCTATGAGGTTCCTCTAGATCTGTGATGTAAAGTTCTGCAAGAGTTTTGTGCCCTCCTCTCCTCAACTCCAAAATGGGCCATTGTCTTTTCTCCTCCACTCCACAGATTAGGCTTTAGGTTTTATATAGATGTTATCATAATGAGCTTCAGAGTACATtttatgagattttttttaaagttcatgtTATTTTTTTGGTAACTTTCAGTATCTATCTGCATTTATACATTTCCTTTCTACTGTGTGGATAGCTGTCTAACACTTCTTTGGATCTATCTGTTCAGAtggaaaaggaatttattttcttttatttggaAAGTTAATTATCATCATTAACTTTGACGTGAATATTGCCATGTGGTAAGATGCAGCAGACAGGAGATGAACTGGAGTATCTCTCTTATCAGTAAACTTATTTTGGCCATGCGCCATTAGGGGGGATGTATTCTGGATAGACTATTTAAATTATTGTTGAATTAGAAAAAGTACCCCTCCGATACTCATTTAGGGTTTCTCTTTGCTGTCCTGGACTAAAGCAGTAATCTCAACAGTGTCTGAACAGTTTTTACCTATAACTATAGGTAGTCCACACTTAATTGTGTTACTAAGGAACATAGTTATAAATGAAACACTATGTGACTGTGCCAACTTACATTATTTTTACTATTGTTTAGCAAGTCACCATAGCCATTAAGTGAGACATCATGTAACTGCAACTTGCAGTTTGACTGTGGCTTCTccagactttgcttgttggaagccacctGCAAACTGCATAGGATGCGGTGGCAATCATGAATGtgtgctggttgccaagtgcccaaatctcAATTACGTGACAGCAGGGATATTTTGGCAGTCACAAGTTCCAAAACCTGTTGTATGTCTCCTCATTAGGGGCATCTTAACTTCAAGCGGTCATTATAGTTAATCAAGCACCATCCTGCACAGAGCATAATGTTTAGcattagttttttaatgtattaacaaTAATGAAGAATTATCCTTTATAAATGGCACGTTACCTTTaacatattaatatatttattatgatAATGAGTACTTCTAACACTCACAGTAAAGCAGCTGATTGACGTTTTCTACAGAAACCTGATTTTCAGCTCCAATAACTGCTTGAACATCCTGGACAAATTTCTGAAGTGCCAACGGAGAGGCGTAACTATCGCAAACCACAGCCACTTGTTCCCCGAGAGAGATCCCATACTCTGCCATGCTCAGACTAGTTTAAGATCTGAAAGAAAGCAGACATTGTTTCCTAAAATAAAAGACATAAAATGTAGCAAATATAGGTTCCAATTaacacaatatacagtggtacctctacctaagaacacctctacttacaaacttttctagataagaattgggtgttcaaggttttttttgcctcttctcaacaaccattttctacttacaaacccaagcctctgaaactgcaactggaaaaggcagggagaagcctttgtggggcctctctaggaatctcctgggaggaaacagggcctccaccctccctgtggtttccccaatcacacacatcatttgcttttacattgattcctatgggaaaaaattgcttctttttacaaacttttctacttaagaacctggtcatgaaatgaattaagttcgtaagtagaggtaacactgtatttgAGGCACTCTCTGAGCAAACAAGCTTACATTTAAAAGGTGGCgaggtgggtagagtgcagtactgcaggccactaaagctgactgctagatcggcAGGttagcgattcaaatctcatcactggctcaaagttgactcagacttccatccctccgagatgggtaaaatgaggacccagattgtgggggcaatatgctgttaaaaagtgctattgctgacatgttgtaagccgccctgagtctaaggaga
Encoded proteins:
- the LOC139155783 gene encoding anamorsin-like isoform X1, which translates into the protein MAEYGISLGEQVAVVCDSYASPLALQKFVQDVQAVIGAENQVSVENVNQLLYSSHKESSFDVVLSGLVPGSLTQHSAELLAEIARIVKPGGRVLLKEAVTTETSNDDKLKTVSKLQTIATLSGLVEVKELQKDALTSEQIQDAQKHLDLQCEEILVVQLEGKKPNFEIGSSTQLKLSTVKKPVTEKPQVDLTAAKLWTLSANDMDDEDVDLLDSDELLEPEDLKKPDPASLRAPSCKESGKRKACKNCTCGLAEELEQEKRGAQPRSACGNCYLGDAFRCASCPYRGMPAFKPGEKILLNENNLQDS
- the LOC139155783 gene encoding anamorsin-like isoform X2, yielding MAEYGISLGEQVAVVCDSYASPLALQKFVQDVQAVIGAENQVSVENVNQLLYSSHKESSFDVVLSGLVPGSLTQHSAELLAEIARIVKPGGRVLLKEAVTTETSNDDKLKTVSKLQTIATLSGLVEVKELQKDALTSEQIQDAQKHLDLQCEEILVVQLEGKKPNFEIGSSTQLKLSTVKKPVTEKPQVDLTAAKLWTLSANDMDDEDVDLLDSDELLEPEDLKKPDPASLRAPSCKESGKRKACKNCTCGLAEELEQEKRGAQPRSACGNVIGWHKTRTPMVPSRE